From bacterium, the proteins below share one genomic window:
- a CDS encoding ferritin family protein, producing MENGIKFAKEFEKHGANLYIEIGMKSENLITKKLFYSLAKQEIEHLEIIENFVLSDDYKTEKTEMIEEDLKEFFTSLKEKNKIESNIDGYKMALEIEKKGYLQYEKFYNEVKNEKEKRLFKFLMEQEKSHIEAIINVYSYLTETGDWFEKEESKIWNWMNM from the coding sequence ATGGAAAATGGAATAAAGTTTGCAAAGGAATTTGAAAAGCATGGAGCAAATTTGTATATTGAAATTGGTATGAAGTCAGAAAATTTAATAACAAAAAAACTTTTTTATTCACTTGCAAAACAGGAAATTGAGCATCTTGAAATTATTGAAAATTTTGTATTAAGTGATGATTATAAAACTGAAAAAACTGAAATGATTGAGGAGGATCTCAAAGAGTTTTTTACCTCACTTAAAGAGAAAAATAAAATTGAAAGCAATATAGATGGATATAAAATGGCACTCGAAATAGAAAAAAAGGGATATTTACAATATGAAAAGTTTTATAATGAAGTAAAAAATGAAAAAGAGAAAAGATTATTTAAATTCTTAATGGAGCAAGAAAAATCACATATTGAGGCAATTATAAATGTATACTCTTATTTGACTGAAACAGGCGATTGGTTTGAAAAGGAAGAAAGTAAAATCTGGAACTGGATGAATATGTAA
- a CDS encoding (Fe-S)-binding protein, whose amino-acid sequence MNITIEKILPCIADPEKIRFIASIDEDISEILPYLNVVLPKAIYNHEGKCLTITNEEGIITIYPHKISAGKIKDENGAREIIKWLKEEIEYCIKNKDKIKPDYTRKDKLEVLHVYKLLPQKNCKKCGENSCLAFSFKVINEEKNIINCKELFLPEYNEKRKLLFDMLKESGYKVPDF is encoded by the coding sequence ATGAATATAACAATTGAAAAAATATTACCATGTATCGCTGACCCGGAAAAAATCAGATTTATTGCTTCTATTGATGAAGATATATCAGAGATTCTTCCATACTTAAATGTAGTTTTACCAAAAGCAATATATAACCACGAAGGAAAATGTTTAACAATTACAAATGAAGAAGGGATTATTACAATTTACCCCCATAAAATATCTGCTGGGAAAATTAAGGATGAAAATGGTGCGAGAGAAATAATAAAGTGGTTAAAAGAAGAAATTGAATACTGTATTAAAAATAAAGATAAAATTAAACCTGATTATACAAGAAAAGATAAACTTGAGGTATTACATGTCTATAAATTACTTCCTCAAAAAAACTGTAAAAAATGTGGTGAAAATTCCTGTCTTGCTTTTTCTTTTAAAGTTATAAATGAAGAAAAAAACATTATTAACTGTAAAGAACTGTTTCTACCGGAATATAACGAAAAAAGAAAACTATTATTTGATATGTTAAAAGAATCTGGCTATAAAGTCCCTGATTTTTAA
- a CDS encoding cytochrome c biogenesis protein CcdA, whose product MENISYIGSFILGIITCLSPCSIAILIAVLSFIISEEESIKNGIYIGIFFTLGMSLVFFILGIFISKIGQLLKFSHYFYLISGILLIFFGLLNLGIFKKKKTSGSLNFFQRFGFSILSLNKYSKLLTSFLFGILFSLGWAPCATSLIMPVAILVMAQEISILKGGFLLFLFGLGHGFPVIPLSALSGTVRTNITKKTARKGDLIIKIFGIIIILFGILFIVYGPKINTLIGGKK is encoded by the coding sequence ATGGAAAATATAAGTTATATTGGCAGTTTTATACTTGGAATTATTACATGTTTATCACCCTGCTCTATTGCGATATTAATTGCTGTTTTGTCTTTTATAATAAGCGAGGAAGAAAGTATAAAAAACGGAATATATATAGGGATTTTTTTTACCCTCGGTATGTCTCTTGTATTTTTCATACTTGGTATATTTATCTCTAAAATTGGACAACTTTTAAAATTTTCTCATTATTTTTATTTAATCTCAGGAATCCTTCTGATATTTTTTGGACTTCTAAATCTTGGTATTTTTAAAAAAAAGAAAACATCAGGGTCATTGAATTTTTTTCAGAGATTTGGTTTTTCAATTTTATCTTTAAACAAATATTCAAAACTTTTAACATCATTTTTATTTGGAATACTTTTCTCTCTCGGATGGGCTCCCTGTGCTACTTCTTTAATTATGCCTGTTGCTATTTTAGTTATGGCTCAGGAAATAAGTATATTAAAAGGTGGATTTTTGCTTTTTCTTTTTGGACTCGGACATGGATTTCCTGTTATTCCTCTTTCTGCTTTATCCGGTACGGTAAGGACAAACATAACAAAAAAGACAGCAAGAAAAGGCGATTTGATTATAAAGATATTCGGAATTATTATAATTTTGTTTGGAATTCTTTTTATAGTTTATGGACCTAAAATTAATACATTAATTGGAGGCAAAAAATGA
- a CDS encoding ZIP family metal transporter, whose translation MLNKFYNFTPLLQSFYGGLFTWFITLLGASIVLFNRKPNRKFFDCMLGFAGGIMLSASFFSLILPSIEYSKNLNIPQWFPVLIGFLLGSFFLFGLDKLIPHLHLNTNISEKEGIRKQLPVYFLFVLAIVIHNIPEGISVGVSFGSLKYLKSKETFSSSISLAFGIGIQNFPEGLAVSLPLLASGLSKRKSFFYGQLSGIVEPIFAIIGALLTSIYFKILPFALSFAAGAMIYVIIEEVIPETQKAENTDISTIFFIIGFLIMMILDTFIK comes from the coding sequence ATGTTAAATAAATTTTATAACTTTACTCCTTTGCTTCAGTCCTTTTATGGTGGTCTTTTTACCTGGTTTATTACTTTGCTCGGTGCATCTATTGTATTGTTTAATAGAAAACCGAATAGAAAATTTTTTGACTGTATGCTTGGTTTTGCTGGTGGGATAATGCTTTCTGCGAGTTTTTTTTCTCTTATTCTTCCATCTATAGAATATTCAAAAAATTTAAATATCCCTCAATGGTTTCCAGTTTTAATTGGATTTTTATTGGGTAGTTTTTTTCTTTTTGGACTTGATAAATTGATTCCCCATTTACATTTAAATACAAATATTTCAGAAAAAGAGGGGATAAGAAAGCAATTACCGGTTTATTTTTTGTTTGTTTTAGCAATTGTAATTCATAATATTCCAGAAGGTATTTCTGTTGGAGTGTCTTTTGGTTCTTTGAAATACTTAAAAAGTAAGGAAACATTTTCTTCTTCTATTTCACTTGCTTTTGGTATTGGTATTCAAAATTTCCCTGAGGGACTTGCAGTGAGTTTACCTCTTTTAGCATCAGGATTGAGTAAAAGAAAAAGTTTTTTTTATGGTCAACTTTCAGGAATTGTTGAACCAATTTTTGCTATCATTGGAGCTTTACTCACTTCAATTTATTTTAAAATTTTACCTTTTGCTTTATCTTTTGCCGCAGGTGCTATGATTTATGTAATAATTGAAGAAGTCATTCCAGAAACTCAAAAAGCAGAAAATACTGATATTTCAACGATTTTTTTTATAATCGGGTTTTTAATTATGATGATTCTTGATACTTTTATAAAGTAA
- a CDS encoding thioredoxin family protein produces MEILIVGAGCPKCQAVEKVVREVVEELKIEANVSHLYDIKEFPKYKVTITPAIVIDGKVVFAGKIPSKEEVKKLLRK; encoded by the coding sequence ATGGAAATTTTAATTGTTGGTGCTGGATGTCCAAAATGTCAGGCAGTAGAAAAAGTTGTTAGAGAAGTTGTGGAAGAATTAAAAATTGAAGCAAATGTTTCTCATCTTTATGATATAAAAGAATTTCCAAAATATAAAGTTACAATAACGCCTGCAATAGTAATTGATGGAAAGGTCGTTTTTGCCGGTAAAATTCCGTCAAAAGAAGAAGTCAAAAAATTACTTAGAAAATAA
- the phoU gene encoding phosphate signaling complex protein PhoU, with amino-acid sequence MLEDKLKILKQKIIEFSLLIEKMIDKSIKGIINKNGIDLKEVIEKLEPIANKFEIEIDELCAEIIAQYEPKAKNLRIVLMILKINNDLERIGDHAVNISESGLFLIEKPDVKPLIDIPRMADETIKMVKDSINSFIEENEKLARDVCKRDDIVDNLKDQITRELITYMIADYTTIERSLHLIRIAQNLERIADLSTNISEDVIFMTEGKIIKHHIEENK; translated from the coding sequence ATGTTAGAGGATAAATTAAAGATTTTAAAACAAAAAATTATTGAATTTTCATTGCTGATAGAGAAAATGATTGATAAAAGTATAAAAGGAATAATAAATAAAAATGGAATAGATTTAAAAGAAGTGATAGAAAAACTTGAACCAATCGCAAATAAATTTGAGATTGAAATTGATGAGTTGTGTGCAGAAATAATTGCTCAATATGAACCGAAAGCAAAAAATTTAAGGATTGTATTGATGATTTTAAAGATAAATAATGATTTAGAAAGAATAGGAGACCATGCTGTAAATATTTCTGAAAGTGGATTATTTTTAATTGAAAAACCTGATGTGAAACCATTGATTGATATTCCAAGGATGGCAGATGAAACAATAAAAATGGTGAAAGATAGTATAAATTCATTTATTGAAGAAAATGAGAAACTTGCAAGAGATGTGTGTAAAAGAGATGATATTGTAGATAATCTAAAAGATCAAATTACAAGGGAACTTATAACATATATGATAGCTGATTATACTACAATTGAAAGGTCTTTACATCTTATAAGGATTGCACAAAATCTTGAAAGAATAGCAGACCTTTCAACAAATATAAGCGAGGATGTTATTTTTATGACAGAAGGTAAAATAATTAAGCATCATATTGAGGAAAACAAATGA
- a CDS encoding redoxin domain-containing protein, producing the protein MKKLIILFTLFFLFSFAKTNKAPDFNLKDPYGETFSLSQFKGKIVVLNFFKIYCGGRTAPGTLNQIEELKKICNEMCKGKKCKDGNLTIIGITLSSCSTTDLKIWVEEKGIKWYVGNDLDDYNLDIIKNYAEYLKTLKDPCLIFINKNGEVVFKSNYMKADEIKKKLKELNLI; encoded by the coding sequence ATGAAAAAACTAATTATACTTTTTACTCTTTTTTTTCTTTTCTCTTTTGCAAAAACTAATAAAGCACCTGATTTTAATTTAAAAGACCCTTATGGTGAAACTTTTTCTCTTTCTCAATTCAAAGGTAAAATTGTTGTTCTTAATTTCTTCAAAATTTATTGTGGCGGAAGAACTGCTCCAGGTACTTTAAACCAGATTGAAGAACTCAAAAAAATATGTAATGAAATGTGTAAGGGCAAAAAATGTAAAGACGGAAATTTAACAATTATTGGCATAACTCTTTCAAGTTGTTCAACAACAGATTTGAAAATCTGGGTTGAAGAAAAGGGAATAAAATGGTATGTAGGAAATGACCTTGATGACTATAATCTTGATATAATTAAAAATTATGCAGAATATTTGAAAACATTGAAAGACCCGTGTTTAATCTTTATTAACAAAAATGGTGAAGTTGTGTTTAAATCAAATTATATGAAAGCTGATGAAATAAAGAAAAAATTAAAAGAACTCAATTTAATATGA
- a CDS encoding phosphate ABC transporter ATP-binding protein: MESEIIKIEDFSAGYGNSIVIKDINLGILKNKITAIMGPSGCGKTTLIRCINRMHELNKDAFHKGNIYLDGKNIFEMNTVLLRRRIGMVFQKPNPFPHLTIYENVLAGYIINGIKLRKEERDRIVEETLKKVALWEEVKDKLYLNGTQFSGGQQQRLCIARVLALNPEIILLDEPTSSLDPKSTIEIENLLEKLKNNVTIIIVTHNISQASRIADYVAFLYLGELIEFGKSEKIFTAPENPITEEYLSGKFG; encoded by the coding sequence AAATTCAATAGTGATTAAAGATATTAATCTTGGAATTCTTAAAAATAAAATCACTGCAATTATGGGACCTTCAGGATGTGGCAAGACAACATTGATTAGATGTATAAATAGAATGCATGAGTTAAATAAAGATGCGTTTCATAAAGGTAATATTTATTTAGATGGAAAAAATATTTTTGAAATGAATACTGTTTTATTGCGAAGAAGAATTGGTATGGTTTTTCAGAAACCAAATCCTTTCCCTCATTTAACTATTTATGAAAATGTCCTTGCAGGTTATATAATAAATGGGATAAAATTAAGAAAAGAGGAAAGGGATAGAATTGTGGAAGAGACATTAAAAAAAGTTGCATTATGGGAAGAAGTCAAAGATAAATTGTATTTAAATGGAACTCAATTTTCAGGAGGGCAACAACAAAGATTATGTATAGCACGTGTTCTTGCATTAAATCCAGAAATTATATTACTTGATGAACCAACATCTTCTCTTGATCCTAAATCAACTATTGAAATTGAAAATCTTTTAGAAAAACTTAAAAATAATGTTACTATAATTATAGTCACTCATAATATTTCGCAGGCATCAAGAATTGCTGATTATGTTGCTTTTCTTTATCTTGGAGAGTTAATTGAATTTGGTAAAAGTGAAAAAATTTTTACTGCTCCTGAAAATCCAATAACAGAGGAATATTTAAGTGGTAAGTTTGGTTAA
- a CDS encoding 4Fe-4S binding protein: protein MFKNIPREKIPWFPTVDYEKCIGCKECYNFCKNGVYEWDEEKNKPIVKNPYNCVVGCSACANLCNGEAISFPKMSDIKKMLEKEK, encoded by the coding sequence ATGTTTAAAAATATACCAAGAGAAAAGATACCATGGTTTCCTACTGTTGATTATGAAAAATGTATTGGTTGTAAGGAATGCTATAACTTCTGTAAAAATGGTGTTTATGAATGGGATGAAGAAAAGAATAAACCCATAGTTAAAAATCCATACAATTGCGTGGTTGGATGTTCTGCCTGTGCAAACCTATGTAATGGAGAAGCAATCAGTTTTCCGAAAATGTCAGATATAAAAAAAATGTTAGAAAAGGAGAAATAA
- a CDS encoding arsenate reductase ArsC, protein MKKILFLCRENSARSQIAEGIVNYFYKDNFIAFSAGSIVKFVHPLAIEVMKEIGIDISNHRSKSIKEFLNEEFDYVITVCVGDKKGLCPFFPGKTKKTIAWEIPDPAEKNEIEGFRKVRDILKRKIDDFISKEEK, encoded by the coding sequence ATGAAAAAAATATTATTTCTGTGTAGGGAAAATTCAGCAAGAAGTCAAATAGCAGAAGGGATTGTGAATTATTTTTATAAAGATAATTTTATTGCATTTAGTGCAGGTTCTATTGTTAAATTTGTTCATCCACTTGCAATTGAAGTAATGAAAGAAATAGGTATAGATATATCAAATCATAGAAGTAAATCAATAAAAGAGTTTCTGAATGAAGAATTTGATTATGTTATAACTGTTTGTGTAGGTGATAAAAAGGGATTATGTCCATTTTTCCCAGGAAAAACAAAGAAAACAATAGCATGGGAGATACCTGACCCTGCTGAAAAAAATGAGATAGAAGGATTTAGAAAAGTAAGAGATATTTTAAAAAGAAAAATTGATGATTTTATAAGCAAGGAGGAAAAATGA
- a CDS encoding ferredoxin family protein, which yields MEKDRSTYTGLPRKKIDWFPKIDYSKCKPEECGYHCVNFCPFKVFSKNENDQKVIVSQPYECNVGDESCKFQCPFGAISFPTREELKMMLKKVREKYEKQGGKNV from the coding sequence ATGGAGAAAGATAGAAGTACATATACTGGACTGCCAAGAAAAAAAATTGACTGGTTTCCCAAAATTGATTATTCAAAATGTAAACCCGAAGAATGCGGTTATCATTGTGTAAATTTCTGTCCATTTAAAGTATTTTCAAAAAATGAAAATGACCAAAAAGTTATTGTGTCTCAGCCCTATGAATGTAATGTCGGAGATGAATCTTGTAAATTTCAGTGTCCATTTGGAGCAATAAGTTTTCCAACAAGAGAAGAGTTAAAAATGATGTTAAAAAAAGTTAGAGAAAAATATGAAAAACAGGGAGGGAAAAATGTTTAA